One Argiope bruennichi chromosome 5, qqArgBrue1.1, whole genome shotgun sequence DNA segment encodes these proteins:
- the LOC129968974 gene encoding nicotinamide riboside kinase 1-like encodes MYKIRLFSSVVSRYSALCVRKQTTLKIYLHLKRNLSSSTMSLDMKIQGQTSEMDSKWTLIGISGCTNGGKTTLASALANHFPGSIVVNQDKFFRSDDSKEHIIIPELNHKNWERLEAVDWDAMMADLEKTIHSKPPNKNSLLIVEGHIIFNHPKLRNIFDKRYFLTLDREECIRRRIQRVYDPPDIPGYFDMCVWPMYLLNLQDVQENCSGVKYFDGNSRKEEILECVLSDIQSIMSEK; translated from the coding sequence ATGTACAAGATAAGACTTTTCAGTAGCGTCGTAAGTCGTTACTCGGCACTTTGCGTAAGAAAGCAAACgaccttaaaaatatatttgcatttaaaaaggaATCTCTCATCATCCACTATGTCGTTAGATATGAAGATACAAGGACAAACTAGCGAGATGGATTCAAAATGGACATTAATCGGAATTTCAGGTTGTACCAACGGTGGCAAAACAACTTTGGCATCAGCATTAGCAAATCATTTTCCTGGATCCATAGTTGTGAACCAAGATAAATTTTTTCGAAGTGATGACAGCAAAGAACATATTATCATTCcagaattaaatcataaaaattgggAACGACTTGAAGCTGTAGATTGGGACGCTATGATGGCCGATTTGGAAAAAACTATTCATTCAAAGCCTCCTAATAAGAATTCGTTACTAATTGTGGAAGGGCACATCATTTTTAATCATCCGAAACTGAGAAATATATttgacaaaagatattttttaacactAGATAGAGAAGAATGTATCAGACGAAGAATTCAGCGAGTTTACGATCCTCCTGATATACCCGGTTACTTTGATATGTGTGTTTGGCCTATGTATTTGCTTAATCTTCAAGATGTACAAGAAAATTGTTCAGGTGTTAAATACTTTGATGGTAATAGCAGAAAGGAGGAAATATTAGAATGTGTTTTAAGTGATATTCAATCTATAATGTCTGAAAAGTAG